Part of the bacterium genome, ATAATGAAAAACATAAAACTTTCAGGCAAAAAGTTTTTCATTTTAGAGATTCTTTTTCTCATGATTCACTTATGGTTTTGCCAAATATTTTAAAATTGGCAGCTTAAATTTGCCAAACTCAAGTTATGTGTTTGAAATTAAATTTGCTAAAAATAAGTTGTATGGTAAAATATATTTAGAAGCGGTTTCATAAGTCTCTTCTACTACAGTTAACTGCAGGACTTATGTACTGCGTTATCGGCACAAAATGTCCTCGACATAGCCCTGCTATGCCTGCGGGCATTTTGCACCTGCTGCCTTGTTCATAAGTCCTTCGCTTAACTTCGTGACGAACCGACTTATGAAACCGCTTCTATTAAAAATAGAAATGAGGGAAAATGATAGCTTTTTTATCAGGCATATTGGATGAAAAATTTTTAGACAAGGTTTTTATTGATGTCCAGGGAGTCGGGTATCTTGTTTACATTCCCGCGACGGTTTACAGCCGCCTGCCGGAGAAAGGGTCGGAAATAAAAATTTATACGTATTTTTATGTGAGGGAAGATACGCACATTCTTTATGGTTTTTTGACGAATGAAGAGGTGGAATTTTTCAGGCTTTTACTGCAGGCGTCGGGAATAGGCCCGAAGCTGGCGCTTAAAATTCTTTCCTCTGTTTCAGTATATGAATGCCAAAAGGCGATATTGCAGAATGATATATTGTCGCTTACAAATATTCCGGGTATCGGCAAAAAAACCGCGGAAAAGCTGGTCGTGGAATTAAAGGATAGGGTATCAAAAATTTCTTCAATTGAACAAACAAAAGAAATTTTTGCGGATGACACTGCTTTAAACGAGGCCTTATTGGCCCTTCAGGCGTTGGGTTATAAACCGGCCCACGCGAAACAGGCTGTCCTTAAGGCGAGAGGTTTGGTGTCCGATAAAAATAGAACGGAAGAACTGGTTAAGGCGGCGTTAAAAAACCTTTAAAGTTTCGAGGTGAATCAAAAAAATGGACGAGAGAATAGTCACCCCTGAGATAATCCTTGAAGATAAAGGGCCTGAATTTAGCATCAGGCCGCGTAAAATCAACGAATATATCGGGCAGGAAAAGATAAAAGAGAATCTGAAAATTTTTATTTCCGCGGCACAGTCGAGAAAAGAGGTTTTAGACCATGTCCTTTTTTACGGCCCGCCGGGTCTTGGGAAGACAACATTGGCCCATATAATCGCCTGCGAGATGGGTGTTAACATTAAAACGACATCAGGCCCTGTGATTGAACGTCCCGGGGATTTGGCATCCATATTGACGAATCTCCAGGAGGGGGATGTCTTTTTTATTGATGAAATCCACCGTTTAAACCACACGGTGGAGGAAATATTATATCCAGCGATGGAAGATTACCAGCTTGATATAATTATAGGCAAGGGGCCGAGTGCCCGTTCGATAAAACTGGACCTGCCCAAATTTACGTTAATCGGCGCGACAACAAGGGCAGGCCTGATTACATCTCCTTTGCGTGAAAGGTTTGGAATTGTGGGCAGGCTTGATTTTTACAACCCCGGGGAATTGATGGAGATTGTTAACAGGGCGGCAGATGTGCTTGAAGTGCGTCTTGATAAAAGCGGGGCGATGGAGCTGGCTAAAAGGGCGCGCGGTACTCCCAGGATTGTTTTACGGCTTTTACGCCGGGTCCGGGATTTTGCGCAGGTTGAAGGCGTAAAATGCATAGACCGGGAATCAGCGGATAAAGCCTTAAAAATGCTTGAAATTGATGAACTGGGCATGGATACGATGGACCGTAAAATACTTTTGACGATAATTGACAAATTTGGCGGCGGGCCTGTAGGCATTGAAAGTCTTGCCGTAGCGGTGGGAGAAGAAAATGACACGATTGAAGACGTGTATGAACCTTATTTGATTCAGATAGGTTATATTGACCGCACCCCGGCCGGCCGCCGGGCGACGGAGCTTGCATACCGCCATTTTAACCGCAAATTGCCGAAAAAAGAACAGATGAAACTGGATTTGTGATGAAACAAGATGTTTTTCTTCATATCTGCTGCGCGCCTTGTTTAATCTATTTCTGTAAATATTTTAAAGAAGAAAATATTTTGTGGAAGGGATATTTTTTTAATCCGAATATTCACCCTGAAGAGGAATATGGCAAAAGGGCGGACTGTTTAAAAAAATTTGTTTCAGAAAATAATTTTCCCGTTGATTTCATCACCCGTTATTCCGGACAGGAATTTTTAAACAGAATCGGCAGGAATAAAGAACATTGGACAAAATCTAAAAGTAACAGGTGCCTGGTTTGTTATGAATGGAGGCTGAAAGAGACCGCGTGTAAAGCGAAAAAAGAGGGATATAAATATTTTTCGACCACGCTTTTAATAAGCCCGTATCAGGACCACGGCCTCTTGAAAAAAATAGGCGAGGAAACAGCAAAAGAATTTGACCTGAAATTTTATTATAAAGATTTCAGGCCTTTTTTCCGCGAAGGAAGAAAATTGGCAAAAGAGAATAATTTTTATTTGCAGAAATACTGCGGATGTTTATTTAGTAGGGGCGAGGCGATGCCTCGCCCAAAATAGAAGAGGAATAATTATGGATGATTTTAGTTCAACAGGCCGCGTTTTAATTATTATAGGGTTTTTTATAATCATTATAGGAGTCTTTATTCTATTTTCAGATAAAATACCATATTTGGGCATGCTCCCGGGTGATATTTACATTGAAAAGAAAAATTTCAGATTTTATTTCCCGTTGGCAACTTCAGTCATTATAAGTATTATTTTAAGCATAATTATCCGTCTGTTTTCTAAAAAATAAAATTCCATGAAAAAAATAAATTTATTCTTAATTTTTATTGCATCGTTTATATTTTTGCGGATGGCGTCCGGGAATAAAAAAGAGTCAAATATAAAATTACGCGTAGCCGTTTTTCGCGGTACCGGCCTTGTTTTAACGAATACAGATGGTTTTAATGTCTTATACCCGAAAGAAAACAACAGGAATGCCGGTTTTCCCAACAGGGTAAATATTTTTTTTAAAGAAGGCAGGCTGTTTTTAGAAGATAAGGAAATTACAAACCCTGTTATTTTTAAATCACGGGAAGATGACAGGATAAAGGTCGGGGATAATATATACCGGGGAGATGTTGAAATCAGGCTTGAAGAGGATAATCTTGTTGCTGTGAATGAAATTCCCCTTGAAGAATATCTTTTCAGCGTGGTTGGAGGTGAGATTTATCCCTCGTGGCCCATGGAAGTTTTAAAGGCCCAGGCTGTTGCCGCGAGGACATACGCGTTATACCAATATGAAAAAAATAAGGATAAAACATACCAGATGGAATCTTCCGTAGATTCACAGAGGTATATAGGTATAGCGGGGGAAAATAAAAATGTAAACAAGGCTGTCCTTGAAACAAAAGGGATTGTAATGACCTATCACAATAATCT contains:
- the ruvA gene encoding Holliday junction branch migration protein RuvA gives rise to the protein MIAFLSGILDEKFLDKVFIDVQGVGYLVYIPATVYSRLPEKGSEIKIYTYFYVREDTHILYGFLTNEEVEFFRLLLQASGIGPKLALKILSSVSVYECQKAILQNDILSLTNIPGIGKKTAEKLVVELKDRVSKISSIEQTKEIFADDTALNEALLALQALGYKPAHAKQAVLKARGLVSDKNRTEELVKAALKNL
- the ruvB gene encoding Holliday junction branch migration DNA helicase RuvB codes for the protein MDERIVTPEIILEDKGPEFSIRPRKINEYIGQEKIKENLKIFISAAQSRKEVLDHVLFYGPPGLGKTTLAHIIACEMGVNIKTTSGPVIERPGDLASILTNLQEGDVFFIDEIHRLNHTVEEILYPAMEDYQLDIIIGKGPSARSIKLDLPKFTLIGATTRAGLITSPLRERFGIVGRLDFYNPGELMEIVNRAADVLEVRLDKSGAMELAKRARGTPRIVLRLLRRVRDFAQVEGVKCIDRESADKALKMLEIDELGMDTMDRKILLTIIDKFGGGPVGIESLAVAVGEENDTIEDVYEPYLIQIGYIDRTPAGRRATELAYRHFNRKLPKKEQMKLDL
- a CDS encoding epoxyqueuosine reductase QueH, translated to MKQDVFLHICCAPCLIYFCKYFKEENILWKGYFFNPNIHPEEEYGKRADCLKKFVSENNFPVDFITRYSGQEFLNRIGRNKEHWTKSKSNRCLVCYEWRLKETACKAKKEGYKYFSTTLLISPYQDHGLLKKIGEETAKEFDLKFYYKDFRPFFREGRKLAKENNFYLQKYCGCLFSRGEAMPRPK
- a CDS encoding DUF2905 domain-containing protein; the protein is MDDFSSTGRVLIIIGFFIIIIGVFILFSDKIPYLGMLPGDIYIEKKNFRFYFPLATSVIISIILSIIIRLFSKK
- a CDS encoding SpoIID/LytB domain-containing protein, which encodes MKKINLFLIFIASFIFLRMASGNKKESNIKLRVAVFRGTGLVLTNTDGFNVLYPKENNRNAGFPNRVNIFFKEGRLFLEDKEITNPVIFKSREDDRIKVGDNIYRGDVEIRLEEDNLVAVNEIPLEEYLFSVVGGEIYPSWPMEVLKAQAVAARTYALYQYEKNKDKTYQMESSVDSQRYIGIAGENKNVNKAVLETKGIVMTYHNNLIQAFFHSTCGGRTEDVNSLWPGNNLPYLESKICSFCRDAVNYNWKFTITKSDLEKILSTDENFGGKLRSLKIAKLTRTGRVSELVFQTSYGDKKINVSDFRKWIGQDKIKSTLFKTDFKKDKYIFTGRGSGHGVGLCQEGAKTLAVKKYRYDKILKFYYPGIKIEKYSL